Proteins encoded together in one Stutzerimonas stutzeri window:
- a CDS encoding SMI1/KNR4 family protein: MEEVIEQLRELNEPVPVPLELPDDDLLVEIEEQLLINLPFGLREFLLQVSDVIYGRLEPVTATDPQSHTYLPEVAANAWDAGVPRDLIPICQDGRDYYVVDLDGQVTLWDGDDGELTEESWESVWHWARDVWLES; this comes from the coding sequence ATGGAAGAGGTCATCGAACAGCTGCGCGAACTCAACGAGCCGGTTCCGGTGCCGCTGGAGCTGCCGGACGACGATCTGCTGGTGGAGATCGAGGAGCAGTTGCTGATCAACCTGCCGTTCGGCCTGCGCGAATTCCTCCTGCAGGTCAGCGATGTCATCTATGGACGCCTGGAGCCGGTCACCGCTACCGACCCGCAGTCGCATACCTATCTGCCGGAAGTCGCCGCCAACGCATGGGACGCCGGCGTGCCGCGCGATCTCATCCCGATCTGCCAGGATGGACGCGACTATTACGTGGTCGATCTGGACGGGCAGGTCACCCTGTGGGATGGCGACGATGGCGAGCTGACCGAGGAGAGTTGGGAATCGGTCTGGCACTGGGCGCGCGATGTCTGGCTGGAAAGCTGA
- a CDS encoding DUF3301 domain-containing protein, with amino-acid sequence MLTLGNLFLFMLLAAAGAWLWHSHGIRERALQAVRRHCDKLDVELLDGNVAFRKLTLLPDARGRRRLARIYGFEFTVTGEQRHPGSIVMFGAQVGRIELAAHPFQPADEPGRVIQLDDWRRSRD; translated from the coding sequence ATGCTGACGCTGGGTAATCTGTTCCTGTTCATGTTGCTGGCCGCCGCAGGCGCCTGGCTCTGGCATTCCCATGGCATTCGCGAGCGTGCCCTGCAGGCGGTGCGTCGGCATTGCGACAAGCTGGATGTCGAGCTGCTCGATGGCAACGTCGCCTTTCGCAAGCTGACGCTGCTGCCGGATGCCCGCGGCCGCCGGAGGCTCGCGCGGATCTATGGCTTCGAGTTCACCGTCACCGGCGAGCAGCGCCATCCCGGCAGCATCGTCATGTTCGGGGCACAGGTTGGCCGTATCGAGCTGGCGGCTCATCCGTTCCAGCCGGCCGACGAGCCGGGCCGCGTGATCCAGCTCGATGACTGGCGTCGCTCGCGCGACTGA
- a CDS encoding response regulator — protein MPASKNISVLFIEDSRHDAELAQLALERSGYTLQTELVYNHAGVVEALQRRRFDLILADFILPGFSGSQALQEARRLAPQTPFIFLSGVFSEEHAVNMMRSGAVDYVLKQNLGFLPKAVERALGEVNERRRRLQAEQALREVEVRARLAIDAARLGMWDYEPQSGTLIWDERCRSMLGLDTEAPVSMGLFEQLLHPEDRERIHDEVIRAISGEDAGEFCTCYRVVFGDGSIRWMETRGQAFFESGQCTRFVGVVMDITEQQLTTQSLRQINETLGERVEERTRERDRTWELSRDLLAVTELDMLPVALNPFWENALGWSYSELMQRPLTQLVHPDDLQATLEENANVGRGKVTNRFVNRMRHRDGSYRWLSWSAVADGGRIYSAARDITSEIAAVDKLAEANRELRAQIQERERVEATLQQMQRLEAVGQLTAGVAHDFNNLLTVILTSASFLKNDLEQGAPLERSLRRLQYIRESGERGATLTGQLLAFARRQQLAPTAIDLNDTLVSLLSLLKSTLGGSVSIETDTQADIWHALVDPTQIEMIILNLAINARDAMGDGGRLTLGTRNVVVTEPALRAEDPAPGEYVVLSVTDTGTGMSEEVLSKAFEPFFTTKEVGKGSGLGLAQVFGFAKQSGGGARIESRVGVGTTVKVFLPRTAAPEQPEQATALSAGSHDENSQHRILLVDDDHSVREVTAQMLENLGFAVTEAESGDHALQLLRDGAAVDLLLADFAMPGMNGGELARAVRVRRPQLPVVFVTGYAELCELGLDGYSIIQKPFREEQLANKIHLALREGSLADG, from the coding sequence ATGCCAGCGTCAAAGAACATCAGTGTCCTGTTCATCGAGGACAGCCGGCATGATGCCGAACTGGCCCAGCTGGCGCTGGAACGCAGCGGCTACACCTTGCAGACGGAGCTGGTCTACAACCACGCCGGGGTGGTCGAAGCGTTACAGCGACGCCGCTTCGATCTGATCCTGGCGGATTTCATCCTGCCCGGTTTCTCCGGCAGCCAGGCGCTGCAGGAGGCCCGAAGGCTCGCCCCGCAGACCCCCTTCATCTTCCTTTCCGGCGTGTTCAGCGAAGAGCACGCGGTAAACATGATGCGCTCCGGCGCCGTCGACTACGTGCTAAAGCAGAACCTCGGCTTTCTGCCCAAGGCCGTGGAACGGGCGTTGGGCGAGGTCAACGAGCGCCGCCGGCGTCTGCAGGCCGAACAGGCGCTGCGCGAGGTGGAAGTGCGCGCGCGCCTGGCGATCGATGCCGCGCGGCTGGGCATGTGGGACTACGAGCCGCAGAGCGGCACCCTGATCTGGGACGAACGCTGTCGCAGCATGCTCGGCCTCGATACGGAGGCGCCGGTGAGCATGGGGCTGTTCGAGCAACTCCTGCACCCCGAGGATCGCGAGCGGATTCACGACGAAGTGATCCGCGCCATCTCCGGCGAGGATGCCGGCGAGTTCTGCACCTGTTATCGCGTGGTGTTCGGCGACGGCAGCATTCGCTGGATGGAGACCCGCGGCCAGGCCTTCTTCGAGAGCGGTCAGTGCACGCGCTTCGTCGGTGTGGTCATGGACATCACCGAGCAGCAGCTGACTACCCAGAGTCTGCGACAGATCAACGAAACCCTGGGCGAGCGGGTCGAGGAGCGCACCCGCGAACGCGACCGGACCTGGGAGCTCTCCCGCGACCTGCTCGCCGTCACCGAGCTGGACATGCTGCCGGTGGCGCTCAATCCGTTCTGGGAGAACGCGCTCGGCTGGTCATACAGCGAACTGATGCAACGGCCTTTGACCCAGCTGGTGCATCCCGACGATCTGCAGGCGACGCTGGAAGAGAACGCCAATGTCGGCCGCGGCAAGGTCACCAACCGCTTCGTCAACCGCATGCGCCACCGCGACGGCAGCTACCGCTGGCTGTCGTGGTCGGCCGTGGCCGATGGCGGACGCATCTATTCGGCGGCGCGTGACATCACCAGCGAAATCGCCGCGGTGGACAAGCTGGCCGAGGCCAACCGCGAGCTGCGTGCGCAGATTCAGGAGCGCGAGCGGGTCGAAGCCACCCTGCAGCAGATGCAGCGCCTGGAAGCGGTGGGTCAGCTGACCGCCGGGGTCGCCCACGATTTCAACAACCTGCTCACCGTCATTCTCACCAGTGCCAGCTTCCTGAAGAACGATCTGGAGCAGGGCGCACCGCTTGAACGCAGCCTGCGTCGATTGCAGTACATCCGCGAGTCCGGCGAACGCGGCGCCACCCTCACCGGCCAGCTGCTTGCCTTCGCCCGCCGCCAGCAGCTGGCACCCACCGCCATCGACCTCAACGACACCCTGGTCAGCCTGCTCAGCCTGCTGAAGAGCACGCTCGGCGGCAGCGTCAGCATCGAGACCGATACCCAGGCGGACATCTGGCATGCGCTGGTCGACCCGACCCAGATCGAGATGATCATTCTCAACCTGGCGATCAACGCCCGCGATGCCATGGGCGACGGTGGCCGGCTGACGCTGGGTACGCGCAACGTGGTGGTCACCGAGCCGGCGCTGCGGGCTGAAGATCCGGCGCCGGGCGAGTACGTGGTGCTCTCGGTCACCGACACCGGTACCGGCATGAGCGAGGAAGTGCTGAGCAAGGCGTTCGAACCTTTCTTCACCACCAAGGAAGTCGGCAAGGGCTCCGGCCTCGGCCTGGCGCAGGTGTTCGGCTTCGCCAAGCAGTCCGGTGGCGGCGCGCGCATCGAAAGCCGTGTGGGGGTCGGCACCACCGTGAAGGTGTTCCTGCCACGCACCGCGGCGCCGGAGCAGCCGGAACAGGCCACGGCGCTGAGTGCGGGCAGCCACGACGAGAACAGCCAACACCGCATCCTGCTGGTGGACGATGACCACAGCGTGCGCGAGGTGACGGCGCAGATGCTGGAAAACCTCGGCTTCGCCGTCACCGAGGCGGAAAGCGGCGACCATGCGCTGCAGCTGCTCCGCGACGGAGCGGCGGTGGACCTGCTGCTGGCGGATTTCGCCATGCCGGGGATGAACGGCGGTGAACTGGCCCGCGCGGTGCGCGTTCGCCGCCCGCAGCTGCCGGTGGTTTTCGTCACCGGCTATGCCGAGCTCTGCGAGCTTGGCCTGGACGGCTATTCGATCATCCAGAAGCCGTTTCGCGAGGAACAGCTGGCCAACAAGATCCACCTCGCGCTGCGCGAAGGCAGCCTGGCCGATGGCTGA
- a CDS encoding biliverdin-producing heme oxygenase — MAELRMRLRQATAPLHDRVDSAFSGFDLQDPDDYRRFLRAHYRVLCAAERALEQAAIGDVLDDWPARVRRHALGKDLAQLGCALPSPAPLAKPTDNAACWGIAYVLEGSRLGGRVLARRLREANPQAPTRYLEHGDVAVLWPGFLARLERDAARCAWEPMLAAAEATFALFAEAATQERACEPG; from the coding sequence ATGGCTGAATTGCGCATGCGCCTGCGGCAGGCTACGGCGCCGCTGCACGATCGGGTCGACAGCGCCTTCTCGGGCTTCGATCTGCAGGACCCGGACGATTACCGCCGCTTTCTGCGGGCCCACTATCGGGTGCTCTGCGCCGCAGAACGAGCCCTCGAGCAGGCCGCCATCGGCGATGTGCTGGACGACTGGCCCGCGCGGGTCCGGCGTCACGCCCTGGGCAAGGACCTCGCTCAACTCGGCTGTGCGTTGCCCTCGCCCGCACCGCTGGCAAAACCCACCGACAACGCCGCCTGCTGGGGCATCGCCTATGTGCTCGAAGGATCGCGTCTGGGCGGCCGGGTGCTGGCGCGACGCCTGCGTGAGGCGAATCCACAGGCTCCGACCCGCTACCTCGAACATGGCGATGTCGCCGTGCTCTGGCCAGGCTTTCTCGCCCGCCTCGAACGTGACGCCGCCCGTTGTGCCTGGGAACCGATGCTGGCGGCGGCAGAGGCCACCTTCGCCCTGTTCGCCGAAGCCGCCACGCAGGAGCGGGCCTGCGAACCCGGTTAA
- a CDS encoding S1C family serine protease → MTYPDPYSRPAPDRFIRRWLVITGCIAALMLLWQFLPAIEAWFSPHETQERTVTPRGDLAADEKTTIELFEKSRGSVVYITTAQLVRDVWSRNVFSVPRGTGSGFIWDDAGHVVTNFHVIQGASSAAVKLADGRDYQAALVGASPAHDIAVLKIGVGFKRPPAVPVGTSTDLKVGQKVFAIGNPFGLDWTLTTGIVSALDRTLSGDASGPAIDHLIQTDAAINPGNSGGPLLDSAGRLIGINTAIYSPSGASAGIGFAVPVDTVMRVVPQLIKTGKYIRPALGIEVDEQLNARLQALTGSKGVFVLRVTPGSAAHRAGLVGVEVTAGGIVPGDRVISIDGIAVDDVTTLQARLDDKNVGDVVVLLVERAGKTREMLVELQPGV, encoded by the coding sequence GTGACCTACCCCGACCCCTACAGCCGCCCGGCGCCGGATCGATTCATCCGGCGCTGGCTCGTCATCACTGGCTGCATCGCCGCACTCATGCTGCTGTGGCAGTTCCTGCCCGCCATCGAAGCCTGGTTCAGTCCCCACGAAACGCAGGAGCGCACGGTGACGCCGCGCGGCGACCTGGCCGCCGACGAAAAAACCACCATCGAGCTGTTCGAGAAATCGCGCGGGTCGGTGGTTTACATCACCACGGCGCAACTAGTGCGTGACGTCTGGTCGCGCAATGTCTTTTCCGTGCCGCGCGGCACCGGCTCCGGCTTCATCTGGGACGATGCCGGCCACGTGGTGACCAACTTCCACGTGATCCAGGGGGCATCGTCTGCCGCGGTCAAACTCGCCGACGGTCGCGATTATCAGGCTGCGCTCGTTGGCGCCAGTCCTGCGCACGACATCGCGGTACTCAAGATTGGCGTCGGCTTCAAGCGCCCGCCGGCGGTGCCGGTGGGCACCAGTACCGATCTCAAGGTGGGGCAAAAGGTCTTTGCCATTGGCAATCCCTTCGGGCTCGACTGGACGCTCACCACCGGCATCGTCTCGGCGCTTGACCGCACCCTTTCCGGCGACGCCAGTGGCCCGGCCATTGACCACCTGATCCAGACCGACGCCGCTATCAACCCCGGCAATTCCGGTGGCCCGCTGCTCGATTCGGCTGGGCGGCTGATCGGCATCAATACCGCCATCTACAGTCCGTCTGGCGCCTCGGCCGGCATCGGCTTTGCGGTGCCGGTCGATACCGTCATGCGCGTGGTGCCGCAACTCATAAAGACCGGCAAGTACATCCGTCCGGCGCTGGGCATCGAGGTGGATGAGCAGCTCAACGCGCGTCTGCAGGCGCTGACCGGCAGTAAGGGCGTATTCGTATTGCGCGTGACGCCGGGCTCGGCGGCGCACAGGGCCGGGCTCGTCGGCGTCGAGGTCACCGCAGGCGGCATCGTGCCCGGCGATCGCGTTATCAGCATCGACGGTATCGCCGTCGACGACGTCACCACATTACAGGCCCGGCTAGACGACAAGAACGTTGGAGATGTTGTGGTCTTGTTAGTGGAGCGGGCCGGCAAGACTCGCGAGATGCTTGTGGAACTACAACCGGGAGTTTGA
- a CDS encoding response regulator: MLKPILLVEDNPHDLELTLIALERSQLANDVVVMRDGAEALSYLQRTGAYADRADGNPAVLLLDLKLPKVDGLEVLKTVRETTELRSIPVVMLTSSREEPDLMKAYELGVNAYVVKPVEFKDFVAAISDLGIFWAVLNEPPPGSLRLKRARNKEEKNS, encoded by the coding sequence ATGCTGAAACCGATACTGCTGGTGGAGGACAACCCCCACGACCTGGAACTGACGCTGATCGCCCTGGAGCGCAGCCAGCTGGCCAACGACGTGGTGGTGATGCGAGACGGCGCCGAGGCGCTGAGCTATCTGCAGCGCACCGGCGCCTACGCCGACCGCGCCGATGGAAACCCGGCCGTCCTGCTGCTGGACCTGAAACTGCCGAAGGTCGACGGACTGGAAGTGCTCAAGACCGTGCGCGAGACCACCGAGCTGCGCAGTATTCCGGTGGTCATGCTGACCTCCTCGAGGGAAGAGCCCGACCTGATGAAGGCTTACGAGCTCGGGGTGAACGCTTACGTGGTCAAACCGGTCGAATTCAAGGATTTTGTCGCCGCAATCTCCGATCTCGGCATCTTCTGGGCCGTGCTCAACGAACCGCCGCCGGGCTCCCTGCGGCTCAAGCGTGCGCGCAACAAAGAAGAAAAGAACTCATAA
- a CDS encoding zinc metalloprotease HtpX codes for MISRDLRHAQNVGARHRWLNRLQTALLVLTLLGIAAVAGSLLLGDGGLWLALAAAGFTLLLEPAAASGLTLRLYGARPLHPDEAPDLWAVLRELAARAGLPAVPVPHYVPSGVVNAFATGSKHHAAIALTDGLLRSLTPRELTGVLGHEIAHIANEDLRVMGLADSISRLTHLLALLGQLAIVLSLPALLLGVTEVNWPALLLLAVAPQLALLAQLGLSRVREFDADRLAAELTGDPHGLASALAKIERVSRSWRAWLLPGWGNPEPSWLRTHPATAERIERLLELAPPPAMPPFPSARFVPEVTVSPRPPRWRTGGLWR; via the coding sequence ATGATCAGTCGTGATCTGCGCCACGCGCAGAATGTCGGCGCGCGGCATCGCTGGCTCAATCGCCTGCAAACCGCGCTGTTGGTGCTGACCCTGCTCGGGATTGCCGCCGTCGCTGGCAGCCTGCTGTTGGGTGACGGCGGGCTTTGGCTGGCGCTTGCGGCCGCGGGGTTCACCCTGCTGCTCGAACCGGCGGCCGCCTCCGGGCTGACCTTGCGGCTGTATGGCGCACGCCCCCTGCACCCGGATGAAGCGCCCGATCTTTGGGCTGTGTTGCGCGAACTGGCGGCGCGGGCCGGGCTGCCTGCCGTGCCGGTACCGCACTACGTGCCCAGCGGGGTCGTCAACGCCTTCGCCACCGGTTCGAAGCATCACGCGGCCATCGCGCTGACCGACGGCCTACTGCGTAGCCTCACGCCCCGCGAGTTGACCGGCGTGCTCGGCCACGAAATCGCGCATATTGCGAACGAGGATTTGCGTGTCATGGGCTTGGCCGATTCGATCAGCCGGCTCACCCATCTTCTGGCCTTGTTGGGGCAGCTTGCGATCGTGCTCAGCTTGCCAGCGTTATTGCTTGGAGTCACGGAAGTCAATTGGCCCGCGTTGCTTCTACTGGCGGTCGCGCCACAGCTGGCCTTGCTGGCTCAGTTGGGCTTGTCCAGGGTGCGCGAATTCGACGCCGACCGGCTCGCTGCCGAATTGACCGGCGACCCGCACGGGCTGGCCTCGGCGCTCGCCAAGATCGAGCGGGTGAGCCGCTCCTGGCGCGCCTGGCTGCTGCCCGGATGGGGCAATCCGGAACCCTCCTGGTTGCGCACGCATCCGGCGACGGCTGAACGCATTGAGCGCTTGCTGGAACTTGCTCCGCCGCCCGCGATGCCGCCGTTTCCATCGGCCCGTTTCGTCCCCGAGGTGACCGTATCACCACGTCCGCCACGCTGGCGCACCGGCGGCCTTTGGCGCTGA
- a CDS encoding ATP-binding protein: MSTTEAQDLLEAIDRCADEPIHIPGSIQPHGFLLVVSEPDLRIQQASENVRDWLDVEARQLLGQPLSALLPIERIQAGLPALQDGDHNPFHLSDVQLTLPGADDLLLALMAHRHQGQLILEFERAGNSGQAYQALYPLMRTFVSRLQEARELEALCQHAVEEVKRITGFGRVKAYRFDAEDNGLVLAEVADPGYPSYLGLCFPAADIPQQARRLYRDNLIRVIQDANYQPSPLVPTLNPISGTPLDLSFSALRSVSPVHLQYMRNMGTLASMSISIVIRDRLWGLISCHDAQPRQVSYQTRTACELLGRILALQIEARETETLAQRKLQLRQQIVHLLSAMADRDSVVEGFRQAPEVVLGFAKAEGAAVISADNCETVGDAPDSELIMQLAHWLGQRHDQLVFQSDCVSRDIPHLPALAEHCAGVMAISISRLHAHYLIWFRREQVKTVNWAGQPEKQIDRISGALSPRHSFERWQETLRGYSHAWDQVEIEGALELRNAVLGIVLRKAEEMAQLAGELRASNKELEAFSYSVSHDLRAPLRHIAGYTELLGEMESSQLSERGMRFLDNIADAARFAGTLVDNLLSFSQMGRAALRLSDVDLGALVASIREELAPDCEGRQIEWHLLPMPIVVADAAFIHMVLRNLIDNAVKYSRTRDVAVIEVGAEQRSGEVVVYVRDNGVGFDMQYAGKLFGVFQHLHRMEEFEGTGIGLASVRRIVERHDGRVWAEGQLDKGATFYFALPKLTYTSSLLDRDI; this comes from the coding sequence ATGAGCACTACCGAAGCCCAGGACCTGCTCGAGGCGATCGACCGATGTGCCGATGAGCCCATCCATATTCCGGGCAGCATCCAGCCGCACGGCTTCCTGCTGGTGGTCAGCGAGCCCGACTTGCGCATTCAGCAGGCCAGCGAGAACGTGCGCGACTGGCTGGACGTCGAGGCGCGTCAGCTGCTCGGGCAACCGCTGTCGGCCCTGCTGCCGATCGAGCGTATCCAGGCCGGCCTGCCGGCGCTGCAGGATGGCGATCACAACCCGTTCCACCTGAGCGACGTACAGCTCACCCTGCCGGGCGCGGACGACCTGCTCCTGGCGCTGATGGCGCACCGGCATCAGGGCCAGCTGATCCTCGAGTTCGAGCGCGCCGGCAACTCTGGCCAGGCCTACCAGGCGCTGTATCCGTTGATGCGCACCTTCGTGTCTCGCCTGCAGGAAGCCCGCGAACTCGAAGCGCTGTGTCAGCATGCGGTCGAAGAGGTCAAGCGCATCACCGGCTTCGGGCGCGTCAAGGCATACCGTTTCGATGCCGAAGACAACGGCCTGGTCCTGGCCGAAGTCGCCGACCCCGGCTACCCGTCCTATCTGGGCCTGTGCTTCCCGGCGGCGGACATTCCGCAACAGGCCCGGCGCCTGTACCGCGACAACCTGATTCGCGTGATCCAGGACGCCAACTACCAGCCGTCGCCCCTGGTGCCGACCCTGAACCCGATTTCCGGCACGCCACTGGACCTGAGTTTTTCCGCCTTGCGCAGCGTCTCTCCGGTGCACCTGCAGTACATGCGCAACATGGGCACGCTGGCGTCGATGTCCATTTCCATCGTCATCCGCGACCGCCTGTGGGGATTGATCTCCTGCCACGATGCCCAGCCACGGCAGGTCAGCTACCAGACCCGTACCGCCTGCGAGCTGCTCGGCCGCATCCTTGCCCTGCAGATCGAGGCCAGGGAAACCGAGACCCTGGCGCAGCGCAAGCTGCAACTGCGTCAGCAGATCGTCCACCTGCTGTCGGCCATGGCCGACCGCGACAGCGTGGTGGAGGGCTTTCGCCAGGCGCCCGAGGTAGTGCTCGGCTTCGCCAAGGCCGAAGGCGCGGCCGTGATTTCCGCTGACAACTGCGAGACCGTTGGCGATGCGCCGGACAGCGAACTGATCATGCAGCTCGCCCACTGGCTGGGCCAACGGCATGACCAGCTGGTCTTCCAGAGCGACTGCGTCAGCCGCGACATTCCGCACCTGCCCGCGCTGGCCGAGCATTGTGCCGGCGTCATGGCCATCTCCATTTCCCGGCTGCACGCCCATTATCTGATCTGGTTCCGCCGCGAGCAGGTCAAGACCGTGAACTGGGCCGGCCAGCCGGAGAAGCAGATCGATCGCATCAGCGGTGCGCTCAGCCCCCGCCACAGTTTCGAACGCTGGCAGGAGACGCTGCGCGGTTACTCGCATGCCTGGGATCAGGTCGAAATCGAAGGCGCGCTGGAGTTGCGCAACGCGGTGCTTGGCATCGTGCTGCGCAAGGCCGAGGAAATGGCCCAGCTGGCCGGCGAGCTGCGCGCCAGCAACAAGGAACTGGAGGCCTTCTCCTACAGCGTGTCCCACGACCTGCGAGCGCCACTGCGGCATATCGCCGGCTATACCGAACTGCTCGGAGAAATGGAAAGCAGCCAGCTCAGCGAGCGCGGCATGCGCTTTCTCGACAATATCGCCGACGCCGCACGTTTCGCCGGCACACTGGTCGACAACCTGCTGAGCTTCTCGCAGATGGGCCGCGCCGCCCTGCGCCTGTCGGACGTCGACCTCGGTGCGCTGGTCGCCTCGATTCGCGAGGAGCTGGCGCCGGACTGCGAGGGGCGACAGATCGAATGGCACCTGCTGCCGATGCCGATCGTCGTCGCCGATGCCGCCTTCATTCACATGGTGCTACGCAACCTCATCGACAACGCGGTGAAGTACAGCCGGACCCGCGACGTCGCGGTCATCGAGGTCGGCGCAGAACAGCGCTCGGGCGAGGTCGTGGTCTACGTGCGGGACAACGGTGTCGGCTTCGACATGCAATATGCCGGCAAGCTGTTCGGCGTATTCCAGCACCTGCATCGCATGGAAGAGTTCGAGGGCACCGGCATCGGCCTGGCCAGCGTGCGGCGCATCGTCGAGCGCCACGATGGCCGCGTGTGGGCCGAGGGCCAGCTGGACAAGGGCGCCACCTTCTATTTCGCACTGCCTAAACTGACTTACACATCGTCCCTCCTGGACCGAGACATCTGA
- a CDS encoding CobW family GTP-binding protein: protein MRTIAAMLEQIPTHLVGGPLGAGKTSLIRQLLTQKPADERWAVLVNEFGQIGLDAALLGPDTDGVTMAEIPGGCLCCVNGLPFQVGLARLLRKARPDRLLIEPSGLGHPAELLRQLRQPPWQRVLAVQPSVLVLDAAALHRGEALPDSQRQALPDAGLLLLNKSEGLDDPSRQALVRQLPERPLYWTTQGQLPIDRLPGIGARASESGQPISLPNGAPALNQVWLDTSKAICQVQATPHAWSIGWRWHPSQRLDLDRIAQWLAQWPWQRAKLVIHGGNGWQSANAVEGQALAFRPSEWRRDSRLELIFSEPQDQLELERGLQACRIAD from the coding sequence ATGCGCACCATAGCCGCCATGCTCGAACAGATCCCCACTCATCTGGTCGGCGGCCCGCTGGGCGCCGGCAAGACCAGCCTGATCCGCCAGCTGCTGACGCAAAAGCCGGCCGACGAGCGCTGGGCGGTGCTGGTCAACGAATTCGGCCAGATCGGCCTGGACGCTGCGCTGCTCGGTCCTGACACGGACGGCGTGACAATGGCGGAAATTCCGGGCGGCTGCCTGTGCTGTGTCAACGGTCTGCCCTTTCAGGTCGGCCTGGCGCGCCTGCTGCGCAAGGCCCGGCCGGATCGCCTGCTGATCGAACCGTCCGGGCTGGGCCATCCAGCCGAACTGCTGCGCCAGCTGCGTCAACCACCCTGGCAGCGCGTGCTGGCGGTACAGCCCAGCGTACTGGTGCTCGATGCCGCCGCGCTGCATCGCGGTGAGGCGCTGCCCGACAGCCAGCGGCAAGCCCTGCCCGATGCCGGCCTGTTGCTGCTGAACAAGAGCGAGGGGCTCGACGATCCAAGCCGCCAGGCGCTGGTCCGCCAGCTACCGGAGCGCCCGCTGTACTGGACGACCCAGGGCCAGCTGCCAATCGATCGACTGCCAGGCATCGGCGCACGCGCCAGCGAATCCGGGCAACCGATCAGCCTGCCGAATGGGGCGCCTGCGCTGAACCAGGTCTGGCTCGATACAAGCAAGGCGATCTGCCAGGTACAGGCGACACCACACGCCTGGAGCATCGGCTGGCGCTGGCACCCGAGCCAGCGGTTGGACCTCGACCGTATCGCGCAATGGCTGGCGCAATGGCCCTGGCAGCGCGCCAAGCTGGTGATCCACGGCGGCAACGGCTGGCAGTCGGCCAATGCCGTCGAGGGTCAGGCACTGGCGTTTCGCCCCAGCGAGTGGCGGCGCGACTCCCGACTCGAACTGATCTTCAGCGAACCGCAGGATCAGCTGGAACTGGAACGCGGTCTGCAGGCCTGCCGGATCGCCGATTGA
- a CDS encoding phosphate-starvation-inducible PsiE family protein, giving the protein MKEKQADPIKTFRAQWAVMTFYERFEQVIALALSAIIAVIIVVSLLQLISIVFSLLIIDAFNPLDHKVFQTVFGMIMTLLIAMEFKHSIVRVALRRDSIIQVKTVILIGLIALARKFVILDPETGPAKVAALAGATLALGATYWLLRERDDRTAGESSDDQS; this is encoded by the coding sequence ATGAAGGAAAAGCAAGCAGACCCGATCAAAACATTTCGCGCCCAATGGGCAGTGATGACGTTCTACGAGCGCTTCGAACAGGTGATCGCGCTCGCGCTGTCCGCAATCATTGCCGTGATCATCGTGGTCTCGCTGCTGCAGCTGATCTCGATCGTCTTCAGCCTGCTGATCATTGATGCGTTCAATCCGCTCGATCACAAGGTCTTCCAGACCGTGTTCGGCATGATCATGACGCTGCTCATCGCCATGGAGTTCAAGCATTCCATCGTGCGGGTGGCCTTGCGGCGCGACAGCATCATCCAGGTCAAGACGGTGATCCTGATCGGGCTGATCGCCCTGGCGCGTAAATTCGTGATCCTCGACCCGGAGACCGGCCCCGCCAAGGTCGCGGCGCTCGCAGGCGCGACACTGGCCCTCGGGGCGACTTACTGGCTGCTGCGCGAGCGCGATGACCGGACAGCCGGGGAAAGCTCAGATGATCAGTCGTGA
- a CDS encoding DUF3617 domain-containing protein, whose translation MTYLPRLAALSLLSLTLLPAHAQPKILPGLWEFSSGDIQVDGQQMPAMDAMLEQMQNLPADQRRMMEEMLAAQGVKLGGKGVQICLSKAQVEADELPFKDDPACTQEITERGDKLWKFRFECPDARGQGETRFISDKEFVSTVDSEYRQGTETGSSRIESHARWIADDCGTLKPAR comes from the coding sequence ATGACCTACCTGCCGCGCCTGGCCGCCCTCTCCCTCCTGTCGCTGACGCTGCTGCCGGCGCATGCGCAACCGAAGATCCTCCCCGGCCTGTGGGAATTCAGCAGTGGCGATATCCAGGTCGATGGCCAGCAGATGCCCGCTATGGACGCGATGCTGGAGCAGATGCAGAACCTGCCGGCGGACCAGCGGCGGATGATGGAAGAGATGCTCGCCGCACAGGGAGTAAAGCTCGGCGGCAAGGGTGTGCAGATTTGCCTGAGCAAGGCGCAGGTCGAGGCGGACGAGTTGCCCTTCAAGGACGATCCGGCGTGCACTCAGGAAATCACCGAGCGTGGCGACAAGCTTTGGAAGTTCCGTTTCGAATGCCCCGACGCCCGTGGCCAGGGCGAGACACGCTTTATCAGCGACAAGGAGTTCGTCAGCACCGTGGACAGCGAATACCGCCAGGGCACTGAAACCGGCAGCTCACGGATCGAGTCCCATGCGCGCTGGATTGCCGACGATTGCGGCACGCTGAAGCCGGCACGCTGA